A genomic stretch from Candidatus Amarolinea dominans includes:
- a CDS encoding L,D-transpeptidase family protein, with translation MPTPIRLLVQPGQEPQMVHFQLAFSAAALDEAHAWAPARLETGDGHEFDLGMVAAPAPTTWREQRILDLADHAYDQAAPARARLTWGEFSAEAEVTPTAARAASAAAATPTVTLTLRPDDQEPLRVRAEVAVHGLAADHRLRLDAGAEQVHWLTGVLGTQQTGAWTVEYPKPGIYWVAVDWLDHDGFWLGNLTAQALTIADPVTAPEMAILEPLLAAAPLSALPEVAQTSTPWQPYRYARPAWNWARTYAAPGSSRVVRSLAAGTYLAITAEAWVHDALWYRSAGQDWVPASAVTIMTPSSLAGVELGSATTPPPPPPPPSGRRGVVTASVLNVRARPGVFADNPVIDRLLAGAEVNILEQATVSTAVWYRIGERRWVHSGWVRLLPAAAEPASAVSTVASAAQLPVGWVVSTSIYVRSGPGTNYAQVGEVTHNQRLDILESASVGGATWYRIGEQQWVYGQWVGVARGRTRPAAIRSNEYWVAVSLRDQTAVAYEGDRPVYAALVATGLPGTPTVQGIFRTWLRRPGGRMAGGRPGAGYYYLEEVVWTAFFYSGYALHSAYWHDAFGRPRSHGCVNLSMYDSWWLYNWSAAGGARSPAVVVTAA, from the coding sequence ATGCCAACTCCGATCCGCCTGCTTGTCCAGCCTGGACAGGAACCCCAGATGGTGCATTTTCAACTCGCGTTCAGCGCCGCGGCCCTGGATGAAGCGCACGCGTGGGCGCCGGCCCGCCTGGAAACCGGCGACGGTCACGAGTTCGACCTGGGGATGGTGGCCGCGCCCGCGCCCACGACCTGGCGCGAACAGCGCATCCTCGACCTGGCCGATCATGCCTATGACCAGGCCGCGCCCGCACGCGCCCGGCTGACCTGGGGGGAGTTCAGCGCGGAGGCTGAGGTGACGCCGACCGCGGCCCGCGCGGCGTCTGCAGCCGCGGCCACGCCGACCGTCACGCTGACGTTGCGGCCCGATGACCAGGAGCCGCTGCGCGTGCGGGCTGAGGTCGCGGTCCACGGGCTGGCCGCCGATCATCGTCTGCGCCTGGACGCCGGCGCCGAGCAAGTCCATTGGCTGACAGGCGTGCTGGGCACACAACAAACGGGCGCCTGGACCGTGGAATACCCGAAACCGGGTATCTACTGGGTGGCGGTGGATTGGCTGGATCATGACGGCTTCTGGCTGGGCAATCTGACCGCGCAGGCGCTGACCATTGCGGACCCGGTCACAGCGCCGGAGATGGCGATCCTGGAACCGCTGCTGGCCGCGGCGCCGCTCAGCGCGCTGCCAGAGGTGGCTCAGACCAGCACGCCCTGGCAGCCCTATCGCTACGCCCGGCCGGCCTGGAACTGGGCGCGCACCTACGCCGCGCCCGGCAGCAGCCGCGTGGTGCGCAGCCTGGCGGCCGGCACTTACCTGGCGATTACGGCCGAAGCCTGGGTGCATGATGCGCTCTGGTACCGTTCGGCCGGGCAGGATTGGGTTCCGGCCAGCGCGGTGACGATCATGACGCCATCGAGCCTGGCCGGGGTGGAGTTGGGCAGTGCGACTACGCCGCCGCCGCCCCCACCGCCGCCGTCAGGCCGCCGCGGGGTCGTCACCGCCAGTGTGCTGAACGTGCGCGCCCGTCCTGGCGTCTTTGCCGACAACCCGGTGATTGACCGCCTGCTGGCCGGCGCGGAGGTCAACATTCTGGAACAGGCCACGGTCAGCACCGCGGTGTGGTATCGCATCGGCGAACGGCGCTGGGTTCACAGCGGTTGGGTGCGCCTGCTGCCGGCCGCGGCCGAACCGGCCAGCGCGGTCAGCACGGTCGCGAGCGCGGCGCAGTTGCCCGTGGGATGGGTGGTGTCCACAAGCATCTACGTGCGCAGCGGGCCGGGTACGAACTACGCGCAGGTGGGCGAAGTCACCCACAACCAGCGCCTGGACATCCTGGAGAGCGCCAGCGTCGGCGGCGCTACCTGGTATCGCATCGGCGAGCAGCAGTGGGTGTACGGGCAGTGGGTTGGCGTGGCGCGTGGGCGCACACGCCCGGCCGCGATTCGCAGCAACGAGTATTGGGTGGCGGTCAGCCTGCGCGATCAGACGGCAGTGGCCTATGAGGGCGACCGGCCGGTGTACGCCGCGTTGGTGGCGACCGGCCTGCCCGGCACGCCGACCGTGCAGGGCATTTTCCGCACCTGGCTGCGCCGACCCGGCGGCCGAATGGCGGGCGGACGCCCCGGCGCGGGCTACTACTACCTGGAAGAGGTGGTGTGGACCGCGTTTTTCTACAGCGGCTACGCGCTGCATTCGGCCTACTGGCATGACGCGTTTGGCCGGCCGCGCAGTCACGGCTGTGTCAATCTCAGCATGTATGATTCGTGGTGGCTCTACAACTGGAGCGCAGCCGGTGGTGCGCGCAGTCCGGCTGTGGTGGTGACCGCGGCTTGA
- a CDS encoding NYN domain-containing protein, producing MKTWVYIDGFNLYYGAVKDTRYKWLNLHAMCALLLPNHQIGKIKYFTARVSARHDDPDKPTRQQIYLRALRTLPDIEIIFGRFLSHDVMMALAQPAPDGPRFVRVVKTEEKGSDVNIAAHLINDGYKKLYETAAIVTNDSDLLEPIKIARQELGIPVGILNPHKNPTSRVLAQHASFVRQIRQGVLAVSQFPEVLTDAHGVFHKPTGW from the coding sequence GTGAAAACCTGGGTATACATCGATGGTTTCAACTTGTACTACGGTGCAGTCAAAGATACACGTTACAAGTGGCTCAACCTACACGCGATGTGCGCGTTGCTTCTTCCAAATCACCAAATCGGCAAAATCAAATACTTTACCGCTCGTGTGAGTGCTCGTCACGACGATCCCGATAAGCCAACTCGTCAACAAATCTACCTTCGAGCATTGAGAACACTTCCCGATATCGAGATCATCTTTGGCAGATTCCTGTCCCATGACGTCATGATGGCATTGGCGCAGCCGGCGCCAGATGGCCCAAGGTTCGTAAGAGTCGTCAAAACGGAAGAGAAAGGCTCCGATGTCAACATTGCTGCTCATCTCATCAATGACGGATACAAGAAACTATACGAGACGGCTGCGATTGTAACGAACGATTCTGATCTCTTGGAGCCGATCAAGATCGCACGTCAGGAACTTGGGATACCCGTTGGCATCCTCAACCCGCACAAGAATCCGACGAGTAGAGTGCTGGCGCAACACGCCTCATTTGTGAGACAGATTCGTCAAGGCGTCTTGGCTGTTAGTCAATTCCCTGAAGTGCTGACCGACGCCCATGGTGTGTTTCACAAACCAACTGGCTGGTAG
- a CDS encoding VCBS repeat-containing protein, which translates to MNTLNLRRRLRLVGALAVSTALTLALLGALFLALRPPAASASGPAPIAAWGTGSEPTTSLAVGDMDNDGDLDLVVGNQGEDNRIYLNNGRGGFPTEVRGTITLTNSSRTSVIAVADLNGDGWLDVLALAPGAPAQLYLNAHRGTFTSRLLLTITSPLTPALVIGDLDGDADFDLVVGGANAMTRVYRNDGHAGFSPAPAWLTATEAMSATAMTLADVNGNGDGRLDLVLGFDGRPAQVFLNRNGAGFAPAATIGAARGRVVALVAGDLNGDGTPDLAIAYLKGITTSQALIIYTNTVADDQAAFSKSSSLSFTNNDAPMTLALGDVNNDDALDLAVGFGERSGSAATRNRVLFNDGRARFAPDDVQYFGSGADRTYAVALADLDDNGSLDFIAANHQERHRIYFAQAGTPQLVFAQAQGGESREYFSLALGDLDGNGTLDAVAGVSPDKYEEGRLTYLGEVQKRFGISATTTSLALADLDNDKDLDIVAGNASGQPNHVYYNDDGGSFSNDPLQLGNALSDTWSVAVGDLDGDGWPDIVAGSKNQSAIYLNDGRGGFVVTPTQALGGPTDPTTSVAVGDLNGDLRPDIVVGNENQFNAVYFNDKTGHFAREPDWRFGSEFEATKALALGDLDRDGDLDLVVANFFAPNVVYFNDGSGSFSTERAAYLGTLDNKTYSVALADFDGDGSLDIVAGVWATSSDIGMLALDNVIYLNDGRGGFADARTVILTRGKHYTRAVAAGDLNGDGKPDIVFADRYNPNDGTGRLMFFTNRRRVERADAQTIRLKTTERIPDKQALAAVHPLTYSLAVPNGGCYFNRAPEISFDSGRNWRAAAVVDDPKEILESPNATSMTATRVLKWYLPFEQWEQWRDDIDLRMLLTSTVKPCQNRPPGPYQYSSFRQGRVSIPILTPLQVESKTLSGTTTIANAQVYRWAAGERLAASQRPYRKR; encoded by the coding sequence ATGAACACCTTGAACCTTCGACGACGGCTTCGCCTTGTGGGCGCACTGGCCGTTTCCACCGCGTTGACCCTGGCGCTGCTGGGGGCCTTGTTTCTGGCCTTGCGACCGCCCGCCGCTTCGGCCTCTGGCCCGGCGCCCATCGCCGCATGGGGCACGGGCAGCGAGCCGACGACCAGCCTGGCCGTGGGTGATATGGACAACGACGGCGACCTCGACCTGGTCGTGGGCAACCAGGGTGAGGACAACCGTATCTACCTCAACAACGGTCGCGGCGGCTTTCCCACCGAGGTTAGGGGGACGATCACGCTCACCAATTCATCCCGGACCAGCGTGATCGCCGTGGCCGACCTGAATGGCGACGGATGGCTCGATGTGCTGGCGCTGGCGCCTGGGGCGCCGGCGCAGCTGTATCTCAATGCGCACCGGGGAACGTTCACGTCCAGGTTGCTGCTGACCATCACGTCACCCCTGACGCCTGCTCTGGTCATTGGCGACCTGGACGGGGACGCCGATTTCGACCTGGTCGTGGGCGGCGCCAACGCCATGACCCGCGTCTACCGGAACGACGGCCACGCCGGTTTCAGCCCCGCGCCAGCCTGGCTGACCGCGACCGAGGCCATGAGCGCCACGGCCATGACCCTGGCCGACGTCAATGGCAATGGCGATGGGCGGCTCGACCTGGTGCTTGGATTCGATGGGCGGCCGGCGCAGGTGTTTCTCAATCGCAATGGCGCCGGGTTCGCGCCGGCCGCGACGATCGGCGCGGCGCGCGGTCGCGTCGTCGCGCTGGTCGCCGGCGATCTGAACGGGGATGGAACGCCCGATCTGGCGATTGCTTATTTGAAGGGCATCACCACATCACAGGCGCTCATCATTTACACTAACACGGTCGCCGACGATCAAGCCGCGTTCAGCAAATCATCGTCCCTCTCGTTCACCAATAACGACGCGCCCATGACCCTGGCGCTGGGCGATGTCAACAACGACGACGCGCTCGACCTGGCGGTGGGCTTTGGCGAGCGCAGCGGCAGCGCCGCCACCCGCAACCGCGTGCTTTTCAACGACGGCCGGGCGCGCTTCGCGCCGGACGACGTGCAGTACTTTGGCTCTGGCGCTGATCGCACCTACGCCGTGGCCCTGGCCGATCTCGATGACAATGGCTCGCTCGATTTCATTGCGGCCAATCACCAGGAACGGCATCGCATCTACTTTGCCCAGGCCGGGACGCCCCAGCTCGTCTTCGCCCAGGCCCAAGGCGGAGAGTCGCGCGAGTATTTCAGCCTGGCGCTGGGCGACCTGGACGGCAACGGGACGCTCGATGCCGTGGCCGGAGTCAGCCCAGACAAGTACGAAGAAGGCAGGCTCACCTATCTGGGCGAGGTTCAGAAACGCTTTGGCATTTCTGCCACCACCACGAGCCTGGCCCTGGCCGATCTGGACAACGATAAGGATCTCGACATCGTCGCCGGTAATGCAAGCGGTCAGCCGAATCATGTTTACTACAACGACGACGGCGGCTCTTTTTCCAACGATCCCCTGCAACTGGGCAACGCCTTGAGCGACACGTGGAGCGTGGCCGTGGGCGACCTCGATGGGGACGGCTGGCCCGACATCGTGGCCGGCAGCAAGAATCAGAGCGCCATTTATCTCAACGATGGTCGTGGCGGCTTTGTTGTTACTCCTACCCAGGCCCTGGGCGGCCCCACCGATCCCACCACCAGCGTGGCGGTTGGGGATCTCAATGGCGATCTCCGACCGGACATCGTCGTCGGCAACGAGAACCAGTTCAATGCTGTCTATTTCAACGATAAAACCGGGCATTTTGCCCGCGAGCCAGACTGGCGCTTTGGCAGCGAATTCGAGGCTACCAAAGCGCTGGCCCTGGGCGACCTCGACAGGGACGGCGACCTGGACCTGGTGGTTGCCAACTTCTTTGCGCCCAATGTGGTCTATTTCAATGACGGCAGTGGCTCGTTTTCCACGGAACGAGCCGCCTACCTGGGCACGCTCGACAACAAGACCTACAGCGTGGCCCTGGCCGACTTCGACGGCGATGGCAGCCTCGACATCGTGGCCGGCGTCTGGGCAACGTCCAGCGACATCGGGATGTTGGCGCTGGACAACGTCATCTACCTGAACGATGGGCGGGGCGGTTTTGCGGACGCCAGGACAGTGATTCTGACCCGCGGCAAGCACTACACGCGCGCCGTCGCCGCGGGAGATCTCAACGGGGACGGCAAGCCCGACATCGTGTTCGCCGATCGCTACAACCCCAACGATGGGACGGGGCGGCTCATGTTCTTCACCAATCGGCGTCGTGTTGAGCGGGCCGACGCGCAAACGATTCGCCTGAAAACCACGGAGCGGATACCCGATAAGCAAGCGCTCGCAGCCGTTCATCCCTTAACCTATTCGTTGGCGGTGCCTAACGGCGGCTGCTACTTCAATCGAGCGCCGGAAATCTCCTTCGACAGCGGCAGGAACTGGCGTGCGGCCGCGGTTGTCGACGACCCGAAGGAGATCCTGGAAAGTCCCAATGCCACCTCCATGACAGCCACGCGAGTCCTGAAGTGGTATCTGCCATTCGAGCAATGGGAGCAATGGCGCGACGACATAGATCTGCGCATGCTGCTGACATCCACGGTGAAGCCGTGCCAGAATCGGCCTCCTGGCCCTTATCAATACAGCAGTTTTCGTCAAGGCCGGGTGAGCATCCCCATTCTGACTCCCCTGCAAGTGGAGAGCAAAACGCTGAGCGGAACGACGACGATCGCGAACGCGCAGGTGTATCGCTGGGCGGCCGGCGAGCGCCTGGCCGCTTCTCAGCGGCCCTATCGAAAGCGTTGA